ACTGAGAAAAGCAAACAGCCACAAACTATGCACACTATGTACAAGCGGAGTAGTGACAGCGTGGAGTACTATCGACGGGCTGCGAGTGATTCGTGGGCAACGGAAGATCTGAGGGTCCCAGCCTACCCTTTCTACGCAGTTTGTTCCGTCTACCAAACTAACTGCAAGTTGTGTTACCCGCAAGTTTTGTCAATTGTTACGATAAATGTCATAATAtctgaagaagaaaaaataataatttactgtatttctACTCTTTCCTGGGACATACGAATGAATACATATCTGCAGAAGCAGCCAGATAACTAGATCTCGGTAACACTTTCTGAACAATGAAAACTCCTCTTTGCGTGACTTGATGAAATACACTGTTTGAGTTCAGTCCAATGAGGCTATCAAGGGTTTCGTTAAGATAGCCGATGACGGGTATCTGACGACTTAAacacttttcatttatcttcgtgGCATTGGGGCATTAGAGCCATTTGCTCAAAAGTTCGAAACTAGCTGTCCATGAGTATTCGTAGCGACCCTACAACTTTTAGAAGGCTTGCACCTCCCAGATCTTCGCTCACGATCATAGCGGAATAAAGCGTTTTACAAATGCGACTCCACTACACAAAACGCGTGTCAATGTGAACTGCTACGCTCACAAAGCAATAGTTGTTTGCCTTAACTTACAACGCACGCTGCGCATTGGTGCCACAGACGAAGTTCGGGGAAGCCAGCCTTGATCGCTACATGGCAGCGTGCGAGTGTGTTACATGCAGAGGCTGTGCCTTGCAGTAACGGTGTCGGTGGCAGAGCTCAACAAGAGGGCGCCCGCGCAGCGCCAGAGCATTTGAGGTCAACAGGACGAATCAGGAGAGCACAACACGGATCACTGCACCTATGCTTAGTGAACTCATCTGAAAACACAACTCAGTTGAAAATATGGGTCGCAGCTGGCGCTGTGGTGGTTGCCACACCGATGATCTAACTGGTAACGAGCTAAACATTAGAAATAGTTAATTGCCACTATGGGGTCGTCTCGCAGGTTAATACAACCCAGCTGAGACAACCGAAGCGACGAAGAACGCTCGTTTCTCTGCAAGCAGTGGCAACTCATTAGTCTATAGTTCAACACTAACGATTCGTTCGTTCTGACTGACATCGGTTATTCGGGCTGTTCGCTTACCGAACAGGGGAAGGCCGGGACGCCAATATCGTCTCAGCACAAGAACGTGTTTCCAGTGTCCGTAATGCTTAATATCTGACACTGgaagcaccgaaaaaaaaaatagcggcagtTTGCAGGCAAGATTGTTCCCTTCGTGCGGATAGTCCCAGCCGCGAGACCTAGCATGTAGCCCTGAAGCCTCTACTGAAATCCAAATATGTGTTTTAGAATATGTGCAACAAGAAATGGCATAATCCACGCAAACCTTTAGTTCATCTGGGACATTTCGCTTTACGATTTCTTCTGGTGGTATTAATTACTTGTTATACAATAGGGGCAAGAGTCCTTCGGCCATTGGTAAACGCCAATGTCTGACGGCACTCGTGTGACCATTCCTTCCACTACGGCGTCGTGCCCTTATGTCCATATGATTTCGTGATTCGGCGCGGACGTCTCGAGAAACACGACAGTTTGACGCAGTCACTTCTTATGTGCACCCAACACAAATGATATCATCGCGCAGCCTGTGCTGAGCGACTAATGTGACACTGAAGATTTCGTGGATACCTATCACGATGTTGCATTCCTTTTCGCGGTGCGACGGCTCCGCTGTAAGGTACTCTCTGACGTGCTGCTTACGATGCTTCAAAGCAGTGCGTTAGCTTGCACACCCTAGTTTCTGAGCTCAGCATTCCCTGTAAGTTGGGCGACACCTGCCTGACTAGTTCGTTGCTTGCATTGATCCGATTTATCCTCCGTTTGCTTTGAGCTGTCACTGGTAAGCGACAGCACCAACACAACAAATAAAACCGGAAGAAACCATCGAGGAACGCACAGAAGCAGAACAATGGGCGCTCAAGCGCCAAGCCGCGTAATGCGTACACAGTCTCCACAACTATAGATGAGCGCCGTGCCCGTTCTCTTGCACAAGGGGCGTCGCCAAGTGCAGCGTGGCATTTTACCTCCCCCAGGACGCACATCCTCAAGCATCGCGACAATTTACACCCGGCAACGAAACGCACTACAGACCGCGCCCGCACTTGACCGCGCGTGGTCCGGCCAAGTCGGAAGGGCCTCCGCGAGGCCACCCGTAACATCTTCGGGGCGTAGTCGTTTGGGTCCAGACGAAAAATAGCGCGTTCCCGCGTGGCGTTGCACGCCTTCGAGACCGCCAAGTAGTCCTCCCGTTGACACCGCCGCACCGTGGGGCAGGCGGCTGACGTGTCGTCGTTCACCACACGACGCCGCGACGCGCCAGGCCGTGATGGCATGCCACGGCAACGTGCTGGCACGTGTTGCTCTGGCACGCCACGCCACGAAGCGGCGGCGGTCTGGTCGCTGTTCGCGGCGCACGTGCACTGTCCCGCAGTGGAGGACGTGTGGGCTGCTTGTGGTGCGGGGCCGTCGTGACGCAGCTTTACTTGAACAGGCGCAGCAGGAGCAACGGCGGCGCCACCATGAGCAACGAGGAGGCGGTCGAAGGCCGACGGGCGCCGTTGCAGCCGTCCTTGTCGCAGCTGCAGTACTTCATGAGCACGCTGAAGGTGCCGGCTCGGCGCATGCACTCGGAGCCTTGCTTCTCGTCTTTGAGCCATCCGCAGTCGCGCACAGTGCGGAAGTCGCTGTACACTGCGACGCAAGAAAGCACAGCGTCATGCCTTGGCAATTGcacaagagagaaagaggaaacaAACGAACAAAAGTGGATCACAAAAGTGGatcacaaaagcaaaaaaaaaaaagataatttaaTTTAATGCCAGAAACTCTAAGGTTGCAAGGATAGCTGCCCGCAGAATACTGCCGGAACCTACCCTTGCTGCAGCTAGCACATCCTGCCAGTTCTGCCACTGTTTTACACCGAAAGAAGCATTTTTATCTCAGTATTCTTACCGCACCTCTTCGACAACCTTGAGTGAATCGATTCCGCCAGCATCAAAGTTCTGCTTAACTTTGCCGTTCTGCTTTAAAATGGCGGGCACAAAGCAGGACTAGCATGCCGAAAATTGCCCTGCCTGAGTACCCCTCACCCACTAAGTCATGTTGTGCCATAGGTATGTATGCGCCGAACAAGTGGCGTAAAAACTTATGGCATCCAATGCACTTCTATGAAGCGCACGCGGTGACTGCAGTCGTGCGGTTCCCCACCTTTTTGAACGATCTTTCGGCACACTTGCGCCCGGGTACCCGCAGGAAGGTGATCCTTGACGCGCATGTCGCAGTTGACGAGATCCGAGGTGATGTTGTTGAACGGGTCGGCGCAGTTGGGGTCGTAGGCCGAGTTGCAGCGCCAACAATAGATGGCCCAGCCTGGACACACAGCATGAAAGAAGACGCTCGATTGAGTGCTATCGATCTATTGCGTCCGCTTTATTTTTACCACAAATTCCGATCGAAAATGAGCATTACCGCTCTTTTCTAATACCATAAATTCAGTTAATCtgctttgcttccttttttttttgcttttaagcCTTCTAAAGTGAGTTAGGCAACACTAATACGATTTTGGGGGCCCGTAATAAAAGTGCCTAATTCTATAGTATGCATACTCTCAGAATCACTTCAGCAATACACCCATCTACTATTTCTCATGGCCAGGCATATTATTTCTAAGTTTCTTCATACCATGGATGGCATTGCCGAAGACATCTTTAAAAACACCTTTgaaagtcagtcagtcagtcattgTTTATTTTTCACCAGAACAAAAACATCGGTGAAAAAGGGGGAGACGGCGAAAAAGCTGCGGATACTGCAGCTTGACTAAGCGCCGTCCAC
The DNA window shown above is from Dermacentor silvarum isolate Dsil-2018 chromosome 1, BIME_Dsil_1.4, whole genome shotgun sequence and carries:
- the LOC119436870 gene encoding uncharacterized protein LOC119436870 encodes the protein MAVASSTQVSLVGVVLFTLMFVHKGWAIYCWRCNSAYDPNCADPFNNITSDLVNCDMRVKDHLPAGTRAQVCRKIVQKVYSDFRTVRDCGWLKDEKQGSECMRRAGTFSVLMKYCSCDKDGCNGARRPSTASSLLMVAPPLLLLRLFK